In Panthera leo isolate Ple1 chromosome F3, P.leo_Ple1_pat1.1, whole genome shotgun sequence, one genomic interval encodes:
- the FCRLB gene encoding Fc receptor-like B isoform X3, whose translation MWSLTALLLLVPSGGQAATLEKPVLSLHPPWTTIFKGERVTLRCDGYHPPLLELRPISTLWYLGHLLLPSHKKSIEVQTPGVYRCQTRGAPVSDPIHLSVSNDWLILQVPYAAVFEGEPLVMRCRGWYDKVVYKLHYYHDGKAVRYFHSSANYTVPQARASDSGRYQCSGTMRIPVESAPMFSAKVAVTVQEARHAAAVRLLQVQPPRAPLRLGRRVHGPRARGRGARIVLVRGRHRHAERPETQPLAAAPRARCRPGLGVHHRTSPTGRSLGARQPAAFLQKAPCVPIGRSGHLRPEHHLSRAAVPRGQSPHCWAPGLRPADALGAIGRRRPETRRGPSAPGNAAAQRPPEPGGAGTEGATGLPRARGHPWAPHFPLGCEPGNAGDRRRGELRAPWRAEGAGAPLSAPRAPSPAASPACHPQRPRQATSAGLRSFGGSFQEAP comes from the exons ATGTGGTCTCTGACGGCCCTACTGCTCCTGG TTCCAAGCGGTGGGCAAGCTG CTACTCTGGAGAAGCCCGTACTGTCTCTACACCCGCCCTGGACCACAATCTTCAAGGGGGAGCGGGTGACCCTGCGATGTGATGGGTACCACCCTCCGCTCCTGGAGCTTCGGCCCATCAGCACTCTCTGGTATTTGGGCCACCTGCTTCTGCCCTCTCACAAGAAGAGCATCGAGGTGCAGACACCAGGGGTGTATCGATGCCAGACCCGGGGGGCGCCCGTCAGTGACCCCATCCACCTGTCTGTTTCCAATG ACTGGCTGATCCTGCAAGTGCCCTACGCCGCGGTGTTCGAGGGCGAGCCGCTGGTCATGCGCTGCCGCGGCTGGTACGACAAGGTGGTGTATAAGCTTCACTACTACCACGACGGCAAGGCGGTGCGCTACTTCCACTCCAGCGCCAACTACACGGTGCCACAGGCGCGCGCCAGCGACAGCGGCCGCTACCAGTGCTCGGGCACCATGCGCATCCCGGTGGAGAGCGCGCCCATGTTCTCCGCCAAGGTGGCCGTGACCGTGCAAG AAGCGCGACACGCCGCTGCAGTTCGCCTTCTACAAGTACAGCCGCCCCGTGCGCCGCTTCGACTGGGGCGCCGAGTACACGGTCCCCGAGCCCGAGGTCGAGGAGCTCGAATCGTACTGGTGCGAGGCCGCCACCGCCACGCGGAGCGTCCGGAAACGCAGCCCTTGGCTGCAGCTCCCCGGGCGCG GTGCCGCCCCGGACTCGGCGTCCACCACCGCACCAGTCCCACAGGCCGCAGCCTTGGCGCCCGGCAACCAGCCGCTTTCCTTCAGAAAGCCCCCTGTGTCCCGATCGGCCGCTCCGGTCACCTCCGTCCCGAACATCACCTCTCCCGGGCTGCGGTTCCCCGCGGGCAGAgcccccactgctgggcccccGGCCTGCGCCCCGCCGACGCCCTGGGAGCCATCGGCCGCCGGCGCCCTGAAACCCGACGTGGACCTTCTGCTCCGGGAAATGCAGCTGCTCAAAGGCCTCCTGAGCCGGGTGGTGCTGGAACTGAAGGAGCCACAGGCCTTCCCAGAGCACGGGGACACCCCTGGGCCCCCCACTTCCCACTTGGCTGTGAGCCCGGCAACGCAGGCGACCGCCGTCGTGGAGAGCTGAGGGCGCCGTGGAGAGCTGAGGGCGCCGGGGCGCCACTGTCCGCTCCCCGGGCTCCTTCACCTGCAGCCTCTCCCGCTTGTCACCCGCAGAGACCTCGCCAAGCCACCTCTGCTGGCCTGCGGTCCTTTGGCGGTAGTTTCCAAGAAGCGCCATAA
- the FCRLB gene encoding Fc receptor-like B isoform X2 yields the protein MWSLTALLLLVPSGGQAATLEKPVLSLHPPWTTIFKGERVTLRCDGYHPPLLELRPISTLWYLGHLLLPSHKKSIEVQTPGVYRCQTRGAPVSDPIHLSVSNDWLILQVPYAAVFEGEPLVMRCRGWYDKVVYKLHYYHDGKAVRYFHSSANYTVPQARASDSGRYQCSGTMRIPVESAPMFSAKVAVTVQAAPCAASTGAPSTRSPSPRSRSSNRTGARPPPPRGASGNAALGCSSPGAVPPRTRRPPPHQSHRPQPWRPATSRFPSESPLCPDRPLRSPPSRTSPLPGCGSPRAEPPLLGPRPAPRRRPGSHRPPAP from the exons ATGTGGTCTCTGACGGCCCTACTGCTCCTGG TTCCAAGCGGTGGGCAAGCTG CTACTCTGGAGAAGCCCGTACTGTCTCTACACCCGCCCTGGACCACAATCTTCAAGGGGGAGCGGGTGACCCTGCGATGTGATGGGTACCACCCTCCGCTCCTGGAGCTTCGGCCCATCAGCACTCTCTGGTATTTGGGCCACCTGCTTCTGCCCTCTCACAAGAAGAGCATCGAGGTGCAGACACCAGGGGTGTATCGATGCCAGACCCGGGGGGCGCCCGTCAGTGACCCCATCCACCTGTCTGTTTCCAATG ACTGGCTGATCCTGCAAGTGCCCTACGCCGCGGTGTTCGAGGGCGAGCCGCTGGTCATGCGCTGCCGCGGCTGGTACGACAAGGTGGTGTATAAGCTTCACTACTACCACGACGGCAAGGCGGTGCGCTACTTCCACTCCAGCGCCAACTACACGGTGCCACAGGCGCGCGCCAGCGACAGCGGCCGCTACCAGTGCTCGGGCACCATGCGCATCCCGGTGGAGAGCGCGCCCATGTTCTCCGCCAAGGTGGCCGTGACCGTGCAAG CCGCCCCGTGCGCCGCTTCGACTGGGGCGCCGAGTACACGGTCCCCGAGCCCGAGGTCGAGGAGCTCGAATCGTACTGGTGCGAGGCCGCCACCGCCACGCGGAGCGTCCGGAAACGCAGCCCTTGGCTGCAGCTCCCCGGGCGCG GTGCCGCCCCGGACTCGGCGTCCACCACCGCACCAGTCCCACAGGCCGCAGCCTTGGCGCCCGGCAACCAGCCGCTTTCCTTCAGAAAGCCCCCTGTGTCCCGATCGGCCGCTCCGGTCACCTCCGTCCCGAACATCACCTCTCCCGGGCTGCGGTTCCCCGCGGGCAGAgcccccactgctgggcccccGGCCTGCGCCCCGCCGACGCCCTGGGAGCCATCGGCCGCCGGCGCCCTGA
- the FCRLB gene encoding Fc receptor-like B isoform X1, whose product MWSLTALLLLVPSGGQAATLEKPVLSLHPPWTTIFKGERVTLRCDGYHPPLLELRPISTLWYLGHLLLPSHKKSIEVQTPGVYRCQTRGAPVSDPIHLSVSNDWLILQVPYAAVFEGEPLVMRCRGWYDKVVYKLHYYHDGKAVRYFHSSANYTVPQARASDSGRYQCSGTMRIPVESAPMFSAKVAVTVQELFPAPVLRVTGRAEARGGVAVRCDTRLHPQKRDTPLQFAFYKYSRPVRRFDWGAEYTVPEPEVEELESYWCEAATATRSVRKRSPWLQLPGRGAAPDSASTTAPVPQAAALAPGNQPLSFRKPPVSRSAAPVTSVPNITSPGLRFPAGRAPTAGPPACAPPTPWEPSAAGALKPDVDLLLREMQLLKGLLSRVVLELKEPQAFPEHGDTPGPPTSHLAVSPATQATAVVES is encoded by the exons ATGTGGTCTCTGACGGCCCTACTGCTCCTGG TTCCAAGCGGTGGGCAAGCTG CTACTCTGGAGAAGCCCGTACTGTCTCTACACCCGCCCTGGACCACAATCTTCAAGGGGGAGCGGGTGACCCTGCGATGTGATGGGTACCACCCTCCGCTCCTGGAGCTTCGGCCCATCAGCACTCTCTGGTATTTGGGCCACCTGCTTCTGCCCTCTCACAAGAAGAGCATCGAGGTGCAGACACCAGGGGTGTATCGATGCCAGACCCGGGGGGCGCCCGTCAGTGACCCCATCCACCTGTCTGTTTCCAATG ACTGGCTGATCCTGCAAGTGCCCTACGCCGCGGTGTTCGAGGGCGAGCCGCTGGTCATGCGCTGCCGCGGCTGGTACGACAAGGTGGTGTATAAGCTTCACTACTACCACGACGGCAAGGCGGTGCGCTACTTCCACTCCAGCGCCAACTACACGGTGCCACAGGCGCGCGCCAGCGACAGCGGCCGCTACCAGTGCTCGGGCACCATGCGCATCCCGGTGGAGAGCGCGCCCATGTTCTCCGCCAAGGTGGCCGTGACCGTGCAAG AGCTGTTCCCGGCGCCGGTGCTCAGGGTGACCGGCCGGGCGGAGGCCCGCGGCGGGGTGGCGGTGCGCTGCGACACCCGCCTGCACCCGCAGAAGCGCGACACGCCGCTGCAGTTCGCCTTCTACAAGTACAGCCGCCCCGTGCGCCGCTTCGACTGGGGCGCCGAGTACACGGTCCCCGAGCCCGAGGTCGAGGAGCTCGAATCGTACTGGTGCGAGGCCGCCACCGCCACGCGGAGCGTCCGGAAACGCAGCCCTTGGCTGCAGCTCCCCGGGCGCG GTGCCGCCCCGGACTCGGCGTCCACCACCGCACCAGTCCCACAGGCCGCAGCCTTGGCGCCCGGCAACCAGCCGCTTTCCTTCAGAAAGCCCCCTGTGTCCCGATCGGCCGCTCCGGTCACCTCCGTCCCGAACATCACCTCTCCCGGGCTGCGGTTCCCCGCGGGCAGAgcccccactgctgggcccccGGCCTGCGCCCCGCCGACGCCCTGGGAGCCATCGGCCGCCGGCGCCCTGAAACCCGACGTGGACCTTCTGCTCCGGGAAATGCAGCTGCTCAAAGGCCTCCTGAGCCGGGTGGTGCTGGAACTGAAGGAGCCACAGGCCTTCCCAGAGCACGGGGACACCCCTGGGCCCCCCACTTCCCACTTGGCTGTGAGCCCGGCAACGCAGGCGACCGCCGTCGTGGAGAGCTGA